The following proteins are encoded in a genomic region of Xenopus laevis strain J_2021 chromosome 3L, Xenopus_laevis_v10.1, whole genome shotgun sequence:
- the tmed1.L gene encoding transmembrane emp24 domain-containing protein 1, whose translation MAASRKAVLSSKAANEKRNNFGTVTSSTNAAASLQSPMCAGANESARQCLRKRSRCWKGHVYASMAWPSSFLFLVLSLAAAVAVQPQDTELTFLLPAGRQECFYQSTLYNGSMEIEYQVIGGAGLDVDFSVTTPSGILLIMERRRSDGVHTVEPTDAGDYMICFDNSFSTISEKLVFFELIFDNQQGDEDPDSWADVVEPDELLDIKLEDIKESIESVKSRLERSIQMQTVLRAFEARDRNLQDSNLERVNFWSAINVGVLVTVAFLQVYMLKSLFDDKRKIRT comes from the exons ATGGCGGCGAGCCGAAAGGCGGTGCTTAGTAGTAAGGCAGCCAATGAGAAACGGAATAACTTCGGAACGGTCACGTCTTCCACCAATGCGGCGGCAAGTTTGCAATCCCCGATGTGCGCAGGAGCCAATGAGAGCGCGAGGCAATGCCTGCGGAAGCGGAGTCGGTGTTGGAAGGGTCACGTATACGCCTCCATGGCTTGGCCGAGCAGCTTCTTATTTCTTGTGCTTTCGCTGGCGGCCGCCGTTGCTGTTCAGCCTCAGGACACCGAGCTCACGTTCCTGCTGCCGGCGGGGAGACAAGAATGTTTCTACCAGAGCACGTTGTACAATGGCAGTATGGAGATAGAGTATCAG GTGATCGGTGGCGCTGGCCTAGATGTGGACTTCTCAGTCACAACTCCGTCGGGGATCTTGCTTATCATGGAGAGACGGAGATCAGACGGTGTACATAC GGTGGAGCCGACCGATGCTGGGGACTACATGATCTGTTTCGATAACTCCTTCAGCACCATCTCGGAGAAACTGGTTTTCTTTGAGCTGATATTTGACAATCAGCAGGGGGATGAGGATCCTGACAGCTGGGCGGACGTTGTAGAACCTGATGAGCTTCTAGACATAAAGCTGGAGGACATTAAG GAGTCCATAGAGAGTGTGAAGTCCAGGCTGGAGCGCAGTATCCAAATGCAGACGGTACTTCGTGCCTTCGAGGCACGAGACCGGAACCTCCAGGACAGTAACCTCGAGAGAGTAAACTTCTGGTCGGCCATAAACGTAGGCGTACTGGTGACAGTGGCCTTCCTCCAGGTGTACATGTTGAAAAGCCTCTTCGACGACAAGCGCAAGATCCGGACTTAA